The Williamsia sp. DF01-3 genome has a window encoding:
- a CDS encoding acyl-CoA carboxylase subunit beta — translation MLGKIAEIEELFAQAAAGGGEKKVARHRERGKLLARERIELLVDEDSPFLELSPIAAYGSDFPVGASIVTGIGVIEGVECVLVANDPTVRGGTSNPWTLRKGLRANQIALENRLPLINLVESGGADLPTQKEVFIPGGAMFRDLTRLSAAGIPTLSLVFGNSTAGGAYLPGMSDHTVMIEGQSKVFLGGPPLVKMATGEVSDDESLGGAQMHARTSGLADYYATDERDAIRIGRRIVARLNWRKRGPGPVAASIEPRHPGSDLLGIVPGDLRIPFDPRDVITRIVDDSVFDEFKPEYGSSLCTGWARIHGYPIGILANAQGVLFSAEAQKATQFIQLANRSDTPLLFLHNTTGYMVGQEYERGGIIKHGSMMINAVSNSTVPHISLLIGASYGAGHYGMCGRAYNPRFLFSWPSAKSAVMGAAQLAGVISMVSRAATEARGGTVDEEADAGMRAMIEAQIEKESMPAFLSGMLYDDGIIDPRDSRTVLGLCLSAIDNGPVQGTSNFGVFRM, via the coding sequence ATGCTCGGCAAGATCGCCGAGATCGAGGAACTGTTCGCTCAGGCTGCGGCCGGTGGCGGCGAGAAGAAGGTGGCCCGCCACCGCGAACGCGGCAAGCTGCTTGCCCGCGAACGCATCGAATTGCTGGTGGATGAGGACAGTCCGTTCCTGGAACTCTCGCCCATCGCCGCGTACGGATCCGACTTCCCTGTGGGGGCCTCGATCGTCACCGGCATCGGTGTGATCGAAGGGGTCGAATGTGTACTCGTGGCCAACGACCCGACCGTGCGTGGCGGCACCTCCAATCCCTGGACCCTCCGTAAGGGCCTGCGCGCCAATCAGATCGCGCTGGAGAATCGTCTCCCACTGATCAACCTCGTGGAATCCGGGGGAGCGGACCTGCCCACGCAGAAAGAGGTGTTCATCCCCGGCGGCGCGATGTTCCGGGACCTCACCAGGCTGTCTGCGGCCGGGATACCCACGCTGTCACTGGTCTTCGGCAACTCGACCGCCGGTGGCGCCTACCTGCCGGGCATGTCCGACCACACCGTGATGATCGAAGGCCAGTCCAAGGTGTTCCTCGGCGGACCGCCGCTGGTGAAGATGGCCACCGGTGAGGTCAGCGACGACGAGTCCCTCGGTGGCGCCCAGATGCACGCGCGTACGTCCGGGCTCGCCGACTACTACGCCACCGACGAACGCGACGCCATCCGGATCGGTCGCCGGATCGTGGCCCGGCTCAACTGGCGTAAGCGCGGCCCGGGCCCGGTGGCAGCGAGTATCGAACCGCGCCATCCCGGATCGGATCTGCTCGGGATCGTGCCGGGAGACCTGAGGATCCCGTTCGATCCCCGCGACGTCATCACCCGCATCGTCGACGACAGCGTGTTCGACGAGTTCAAACCCGAGTACGGATCGTCGCTGTGCACGGGATGGGCGCGCATCCACGGCTATCCGATCGGGATCCTGGCGAATGCTCAAGGCGTGCTGTTCAGCGCCGAGGCGCAGAAGGCAACCCAGTTCATCCAACTCGCGAACCGCTCGGACACCCCTTTGCTGTTCTTGCACAACACCACCGGATACATGGTGGGTCAAGAATACGAGCGGGGCGGCATCATCAAACACGGCTCGATGATGATCAATGCGGTATCGAACTCCACCGTCCCGCACATCTCGCTGCTGATCGGCGCGAGCTACGGAGCAGGCCACTACGGCATGTGCGGGCGGGCGTACAACCCCCGCTTCCTGTTCAGCTGGCCCAGTGCGAAGTCGGCGGTGATGGGGGCGGCCCAACTGGCCGGAGTGATCTCGATGGTGTCGCGCGCCGCGACCGAGGCAAGGGGCGGAACGGTCGACGAAGAGGCCGACGCCGGGATGCGGGCGATGATCGAAGCGCAGATCGAGAAAGAATCGATGCCGGCATTCCTCTCGGGAATGCTGTACGACGACGGCATCATCGACCCCCGGGACAGCCGTACGGTTCTCGGGCTCTGCCTCTCGGCGATCGACAACGGGCCGGTGCAAGGCACCAGCAACTTCGGCGTCTTCCGGATGTGA
- a CDS encoding TIGR03084 family metal-binding protein has product MAELVADLSAEIDVVDSMVADLPESGWLASTPAVGWRVIDQVAHLSWTDEQARVAATDAAAFDEILKTAWENPTTFVDDGAREEAAKPPAQLLAEWRARRRALMDALLSHPPGEKLPWFGPPMSAASMATARLMEVWAHGLDIADSLGISNEPTARLKSIAHLGVRTRDFAYQVNQMIPPAEEFRYELTAPDGSVWTWGPEGAAQKVSGSALDFCLLVTQRRNPADVGIRTEGDDAARWVTIAQCFAGPPGGGR; this is encoded by the coding sequence GTGGCCGAGTTGGTGGCAGACCTGTCCGCCGAGATCGACGTCGTCGACAGCATGGTTGCAGATCTACCCGAATCAGGTTGGTTGGCAAGCACTCCCGCTGTCGGGTGGAGGGTCATCGACCAGGTGGCGCACCTGTCGTGGACCGACGAGCAGGCACGCGTCGCGGCCACGGATGCCGCAGCGTTCGACGAGATCCTCAAGACGGCATGGGAGAACCCCACCACGTTCGTCGATGACGGGGCTCGTGAAGAAGCGGCAAAGCCGCCCGCGCAACTCCTTGCCGAATGGCGTGCGCGCCGACGTGCTCTGATGGACGCGCTCTTGTCCCACCCGCCCGGCGAGAAGCTGCCGTGGTTCGGACCGCCCATGTCGGCGGCATCGATGGCCACGGCCCGGCTCATGGAGGTGTGGGCTCACGGCCTCGACATCGCCGACTCGCTGGGAATCTCCAATGAACCGACCGCTCGACTGAAGTCGATTGCACACTTGGGGGTCAGAACCCGTGATTTTGCGTATCAGGTGAACCAGATGATCCCTCCCGCCGAGGAATTCCGGTATGAGCTCACGGCTCCCGACGGTTCGGTGTGGACGTGGGGGCCAGAGGGGGCTGCGCAAAAGGTGTCCGGTTCGGCTCTCGACTTCTGCCTCTTGGTGACCCAACGCCGGAACCCGGCGGATGTCGGCATCCGCACCGAGGGTGACGATGCGGCCCGATGGGTGACCATCGCGCAGTGCTTCGCGGGTCCTCCTGGAGGCGGCCGATGA
- a CDS encoding acyl-CoA dehydrogenase family protein — MRTLETPAWRTDERAQLRSTVKAFAQRHILPHQDEWERLGELPLDLHKQAAEVGLLGLGFPEEVGGSGGDLIDATILGEELHYAGVSGGVFSSLLTCGIALPHLIAAREAEQIEKWVRPTLAGEKIGSLAITEPGGGSDVGHLTTAAVRDGDHYIVNGAKTYITSGVRADFVVTAVRTGGPGAGGVSLLVVERGTPGFTVTRKLDKMGWRASDTAELSYVDVRVPVTNLVGAENSGFVQIAQAFVTERVGLAVQAYASAQRCLDLTLEWIRERHTFGKPLIARQSVQETVTEMARKIDVVRTYTHAIVDAAAAGETDLIAEVCFAKNSAVEAGEWVADKAVQLFGGAGYMTGTEVERQYRDMRIIGIGGGTTEILTGLAGKRLGYHP, encoded by the coding sequence GTGAGAACACTCGAGACCCCGGCGTGGAGAACTGACGAGCGGGCGCAATTGCGCAGTACCGTCAAGGCTTTCGCGCAGCGACACATCCTGCCGCACCAGGACGAGTGGGAGCGCCTCGGCGAGCTGCCGCTGGACCTGCACAAGCAGGCCGCGGAGGTGGGACTCCTCGGATTGGGCTTTCCCGAAGAAGTCGGCGGCTCGGGTGGAGACCTGATCGACGCCACGATCCTGGGCGAGGAATTGCACTACGCGGGGGTGTCCGGAGGGGTGTTCTCGTCGCTGCTCACCTGCGGGATCGCGCTACCGCATCTGATCGCGGCACGAGAGGCCGAGCAAATCGAGAAGTGGGTCCGGCCCACGTTGGCCGGAGAGAAGATCGGCAGTCTCGCCATCACCGAACCCGGAGGTGGCAGCGATGTCGGCCACCTGACCACCGCTGCGGTTCGCGACGGTGATCACTACATCGTCAACGGCGCCAAGACCTACATCACCTCAGGTGTACGTGCGGACTTCGTCGTCACCGCGGTACGCACCGGCGGGCCGGGCGCAGGTGGCGTCTCCCTGCTGGTGGTCGAGCGCGGCACCCCCGGCTTCACCGTCACCCGCAAGCTCGACAAGATGGGTTGGCGCGCATCGGATACCGCTGAGCTGTCGTACGTGGACGTCCGCGTGCCCGTCACCAACCTCGTCGGTGCGGAGAACTCCGGGTTCGTGCAGATCGCGCAAGCCTTTGTGACCGAACGGGTCGGCCTGGCCGTTCAGGCCTACGCCAGCGCCCAACGGTGTCTCGACCTCACCCTGGAGTGGATCCGTGAGCGGCACACGTTCGGCAAACCGCTGATCGCCCGGCAGTCGGTGCAGGAGACGGTCACCGAGATGGCCCGCAAGATCGATGTGGTCCGCACCTACACCCACGCCATCGTGGACGCCGCGGCCGCCGGCGAGACCGATCTGATCGCCGAGGTCTGTTTCGCGAAGAACAGCGCGGTCGAGGCCGGGGAGTGGGTGGCCGACAAGGCAGTGCAGCTGTTCGGTGGGGCGGGGTACATGACCGGCACCGAGGTCGAACGCCAGTATCGCGACATGCGAATCATCGGCATCGGCGGCGGAACAACCGAAATCCTCACCGGCCTGGCCGGAAAACGATTGGGGTACCACCCATGA
- a CDS encoding PaaI family thioesterase codes for MTESSGPLTSLAIEYSKTDAGVRSFRQYVGTGLLDHRGDAGLTSVATLAEIVGGSEFYHSQPPGSATVQARLALSMPVPVTVGTSVQGFGRVVGMTGGHGVTSAELVDDDGHVVCLAIGRGIVVSRPTGEVPEGEAGHAAGSARRVHEAPAPPPLDHALTGVDILRGLAEGSIGHGPVQRMFGIRVAAVGDKNITVAVTPTPGMANRMGTMHGGVVVAAMTEACSLGAELPAAGGVRFRIVDITLSYFRSPAIEGGDLVISVQLIKAGRRIVSLLATMVGADGTVLAEATADAAAVPPS; via the coding sequence ATGACCGAATCGTCTGGGCCGCTGACCTCGCTCGCCATCGAGTACTCGAAAACCGACGCGGGGGTTCGTTCTTTTCGCCAGTACGTGGGGACCGGATTGCTGGATCACCGGGGTGATGCCGGACTGACCTCGGTCGCCACACTCGCCGAGATCGTGGGCGGTTCCGAGTTCTATCATTCGCAGCCCCCGGGATCGGCGACGGTACAGGCCAGGCTCGCGCTGTCGATGCCGGTACCCGTGACCGTCGGCACCTCCGTGCAGGGGTTCGGTCGAGTGGTCGGGATGACGGGTGGTCACGGGGTGACGTCGGCCGAACTGGTCGACGACGATGGCCACGTGGTCTGTTTGGCGATCGGGCGAGGAATCGTCGTCAGCAGACCGACCGGCGAGGTGCCCGAGGGAGAGGCCGGCCACGCCGCGGGGTCCGCCCGCCGTGTTCATGAGGCGCCCGCGCCCCCACCTCTCGACCACGCGCTCACCGGTGTCGACATACTTCGTGGTCTGGCGGAGGGCAGCATCGGGCACGGACCCGTGCAGCGGATGTTCGGCATCCGGGTGGCCGCGGTGGGCGACAAGAACATCACCGTCGCCGTCACGCCGACCCCCGGGATGGCCAATCGGATGGGCACCATGCACGGCGGCGTGGTGGTGGCCGCGATGACGGAGGCGTGCTCGCTCGGCGCCGAGTTGCCGGCCGCCGGGGGAGTTCGTTTCCGGATCGTCGACATCACGCTCAGCTACTTCCGATCGCCTGCGATAGAAGGGGGTGACCTGGTCATCTCGGTCCAGCTGATCAAGGCAGGCCGCCGGATCGTCTCTCTGCTGGCCACCATGGTGGGCGCCGACGGAACTGTCCTCGCCGAGGCCACGGCCGATGCCGCGGCGGTACCACCGAGCTAA
- a CDS encoding acyclic terpene utilization AtuA family protein: MSAVRIGNASGFYGDRFAAMQEMLTGGELDYLTGDYLAELTMLILGRDRLKDSTLGYAKTFLRQMETNLGTAMDRGVKIVSNAGGVNPAGLAEALTRLAGELGLSPSIAYVDGDDLTASAADLGLGTPLTANAYLGGFGIAAALQAGADIVVTGRVTDASLAVGPAIAHFGWEPDHLDQIAGAMVAGHIIECGTQATGGNYAFFTEIADLRHPGFPIAEVEADGSSVITKHAGTGGAVTVGTVTAQLLYEVGGPRYLGPDATTRLDTIELEDLGDDRVRVTGVRGEAPPDTLKVSLNHLAGFRNEITMILTGLDIEAKAELVRTQFESELHHAPADLTWTLTRLDHTDAPTQQQASAVLQCVAKDTDPKVVGRQFSSAAVELALASYPGFTMTAPPGPGSPFAVFEPGYVPAHSVPHRVHLADGTTLDIDASPVATSAPAADTFSPDEPADPARWGLTRRAPLGDIAGARSGDKGGSANVGVWVRNPDHFEWLVATLTSDRFTALIPEAAELTVHRHVFPNLLAINFVIEGILGRGVADNVRFDPQAKGLGEWLRSRHIDIPIEFGELT; encoded by the coding sequence ATGAGCGCGGTACGCATCGGCAACGCGTCAGGTTTCTACGGTGACCGCTTCGCCGCGATGCAGGAGATGCTGACCGGCGGTGAACTCGACTACCTGACCGGCGACTACCTTGCCGAGCTGACCATGCTCATCCTCGGACGTGACCGACTCAAGGACTCCACGCTCGGCTACGCGAAAACCTTTCTGCGACAGATGGAGACAAATCTCGGCACGGCGATGGATCGCGGTGTCAAGATCGTCAGCAACGCAGGCGGTGTGAACCCGGCAGGCCTGGCCGAGGCGTTGACCCGGCTGGCCGGCGAACTCGGCCTCTCACCCTCGATCGCCTACGTCGACGGCGACGACCTCACCGCGAGTGCCGCCGATCTAGGGCTGGGAACGCCACTGACAGCAAACGCGTACCTCGGTGGCTTCGGCATCGCCGCCGCCCTGCAAGCCGGCGCCGACATCGTGGTGACCGGTCGTGTCACCGACGCGTCACTGGCCGTGGGTCCCGCCATCGCCCACTTCGGTTGGGAGCCGGACCATCTCGATCAGATCGCCGGTGCCATGGTCGCCGGCCACATCATCGAATGCGGCACCCAGGCAACCGGCGGCAACTATGCGTTCTTCACCGAGATCGCAGACCTGCGTCACCCGGGATTCCCGATCGCCGAGGTCGAGGCCGACGGGTCGTCGGTGATCACCAAACATGCTGGAACGGGCGGAGCCGTCACGGTCGGAACCGTCACAGCTCAGTTGCTGTACGAGGTAGGCGGGCCGCGCTACCTCGGGCCCGATGCAACCACCCGTCTCGACACCATCGAACTCGAGGATCTCGGCGACGACCGCGTGCGGGTGACCGGTGTGCGAGGTGAGGCACCACCGGACACCCTGAAGGTGTCGCTGAACCACCTGGCCGGATTCCGTAACGAGATCACCATGATCCTCACGGGTCTGGACATCGAGGCGAAGGCCGAACTGGTGCGGACGCAGTTCGAGTCCGAGCTCCACCACGCACCGGCCGACCTCACCTGGACCCTCACCCGCCTCGATCACACCGACGCACCGACGCAACAACAGGCGAGTGCAGTGCTCCAGTGCGTCGCCAAGGACACTGACCCGAAGGTCGTCGGGCGCCAGTTCTCCTCGGCTGCGGTCGAATTGGCGCTGGCCAGTTACCCGGGTTTCACGATGACCGCCCCGCCGGGGCCAGGCTCACCGTTTGCGGTGTTCGAGCCCGGATATGTACCGGCACACAGCGTTCCTCACCGTGTGCATCTCGCGGACGGCACGACGCTCGACATCGATGCCAGCCCGGTGGCGACCTCGGCTCCGGCTGCCGACACCTTCTCGCCGGACGAGCCGGCCGATCCCGCCCGCTGGGGCCTCACCCGACGGGCGCCGCTGGGTGACATCGCCGGCGCGCGCAGTGGGGACAAGGGTGGAAGCGCCAATGTCGGTGTGTGGGTGCGCAACCCGGACCACTTCGAGTGGCTGGTGGCAACCCTCACGAGCGATCGGTTCACAGCCTTGATCCCCGAAGCCGCCGAACTGACGGTCCATCGCCACGTCTTCCCGAACCTGCTGGCGATCAACTTCGTGATCGAGGGCATCCTCGGTCGCGGTGTCGCGGACAACGTCCGGTTCGACCCTCAGGCCAAAGGCCTGGGGGAATGGCTGAGATCACGACACATCGACATCCCCATCGAATTCGGAGAACTGACGTGA
- a CDS encoding biotin carboxylase N-terminal domain-containing protein, which translates to MQTVLVANRGEIARRVFATCRRLGFGTVAVYSDPDANAPHVREADVAVRLPGNTSADTYLKIDAVIAAARAAGADAVHPGYGFLSENAAFARAVIDAGLTWIGPDPSAIDAMGSKVNAKAIMADAGVPVLSNLDPDAIAADDLPVLIKASAGGGGRGMRIVRDLADLSAEVEAAAREAQSAFGDATVFCEPYIERGHHIEVQVLGDAAGTVWAVGERECSIQRRHQKIIEEAPSPLVERIGATLRRELFDAAVAAASAIGYTGAGTVEFLADDNGRFFFLEMNTRLQVEHPVTEETSGLDLVAWQLHIAEGAHLPPEAPEPQGHSIEVRLYAEDPGADWQPQSGRVDHVHIAGDEAFRRLGAPGVRVDSGIEDGSEISVFYDPMLAKVISWAPDRRTAINILAGALESAELHGPRTNRDMLVTMLRRNEFRDGDTTTKFIDEIGLDVLSAPLAGEERRREAIIAAALADAADNRSRAGVDAGLPSGWRNLPSATQTKNYTFGENTDETTVRYRVTRDGVVLPDDPAVSVKTVHSNAVTLTVAGVDRTFRVRRRDDARWVDFAGGSVTLSRAPRFVDPAEMSAPGSLLAPMPGSIIRIAVVEGQTVTKGEPLLWLEAMKMEHTISASADGIVEKLPIGAGQQVAVGEVLAVISEHRPNEIEGESA; encoded by the coding sequence ATGCAAACAGTACTGGTGGCCAACCGCGGCGAGATCGCGCGCCGGGTCTTCGCCACATGCCGCCGTCTCGGATTCGGCACCGTCGCGGTGTACTCGGACCCCGACGCCAACGCTCCTCACGTCCGTGAGGCAGATGTGGCAGTTCGGCTGCCGGGCAACACCTCTGCCGACACCTACCTCAAGATCGATGCGGTGATCGCTGCCGCGCGTGCCGCCGGCGCCGATGCGGTGCACCCGGGCTACGGCTTCCTGTCCGAGAACGCCGCCTTCGCCCGAGCGGTGATCGATGCCGGGCTCACCTGGATCGGCCCCGATCCATCGGCGATCGATGCGATGGGTTCGAAGGTGAACGCCAAGGCGATCATGGCCGACGCCGGTGTACCGGTGTTGAGCAACCTGGATCCGGATGCAATTGCGGCCGACGATCTTCCGGTTCTGATCAAGGCATCGGCCGGTGGCGGTGGCCGCGGTATGCGCATAGTTCGCGATCTCGCCGACCTGTCCGCGGAGGTGGAGGCGGCTGCCCGTGAGGCGCAATCGGCTTTCGGAGACGCCACGGTGTTCTGCGAGCCGTACATCGAGCGGGGCCACCACATCGAGGTGCAGGTGCTGGGCGATGCGGCCGGAACCGTGTGGGCGGTGGGCGAGCGGGAGTGCTCGATCCAGCGGCGCCATCAGAAGATCATCGAGGAGGCGCCGTCACCGCTGGTGGAGCGAATCGGCGCCACATTGCGCCGCGAACTCTTCGATGCCGCGGTGGCCGCTGCCTCGGCCATCGGTTACACCGGAGCCGGGACCGTCGAGTTCCTCGCCGACGACAACGGACGGTTCTTCTTCTTGGAGATGAACACCCGGCTGCAGGTCGAACATCCCGTCACAGAGGAGACCAGTGGGCTCGACCTGGTCGCGTGGCAACTGCACATCGCCGAGGGCGCGCATCTGCCACCCGAAGCCCCGGAACCGCAGGGCCATTCGATCGAGGTTCGCCTGTATGCCGAGGATCCCGGCGCCGACTGGCAACCCCAGTCCGGCAGGGTCGATCACGTGCACATCGCGGGCGATGAGGCCTTCCGCCGGCTGGGAGCACCCGGTGTGCGAGTGGACTCGGGCATCGAGGACGGGAGCGAGATCTCGGTGTTCTACGACCCGATGCTCGCAAAGGTGATCAGCTGGGCGCCGGACCGACGCACCGCGATCAACATTCTTGCAGGGGCGCTCGAGTCGGCGGAACTCCACGGTCCACGCACCAACCGCGACATGCTCGTGACGATGCTGCGCCGCAACGAGTTCCGTGATGGCGACACCACCACCAAGTTCATCGACGAGATCGGTCTCGACGTCCTCTCGGCACCTCTGGCCGGTGAGGAGCGACGACGCGAGGCCATCATCGCCGCCGCGCTCGCCGACGCCGCCGACAACCGGAGCCGCGCGGGCGTGGATGCGGGGCTGCCGTCGGGCTGGCGCAACCTGCCGTCGGCGACCCAGACGAAGAACTACACGTTCGGTGAGAACACCGACGAGACGACGGTGCGATACCGGGTGACACGTGACGGTGTGGTGCTCCCGGATGACCCAGCGGTGTCTGTGAAGACGGTGCACAGCAACGCCGTGACCCTCACCGTCGCCGGCGTGGACCGCACCTTCCGGGTACGTCGACGCGACGACGCGCGGTGGGTCGATTTCGCAGGCGGGTCGGTGACGCTGAGCAGGGCACCGCGATTCGTCGATCCCGCCGAGATGAGTGCCCCCGGATCGCTGCTCGCCCCGATGCCGGGGTCGATCATCAGGATCGCCGTCGTGGAAGGTCAGACCGTCACGAAGGGCGAGCCGCTGCTGTGGCTCGAGGCGATGAAGATGGAGCACACCATTTCGGCCTCCGCAGACGGAATCGTGGAGAAGCTGCCCATCGGGGCAGGACAACAGGTGGCCGTGGGCGAAGTGCTCGCCGTCATCTCAGAACATCGGCCGAACGAGATCGAGGGAGAGTCAGCATGA